One genomic segment of Corynebacterium durum includes these proteins:
- a CDS encoding DUF4291 domain-containing protein encodes MQNITSSTSFLAPPPYRQIRARYDSETVRVYQAYRPEIADAAVAAGRFVPPFSLDRMTWIKPSFLWMMYRCGWATKPGQERVLAVDITREGFEWALSHSCLSHYEPNTYATEEEWSTLKTESPVRIQWDPERSAALDRLEWRSIQIGVGGDAVPRYASEWVTSITDITSTVHRIAASENMTRTSLLNEILAHERPYPLSSVIAARIGATPTDSS; translated from the coding sequence ATGCAAAATATCACATCTTCTACCAGCTTCCTTGCGCCTCCGCCGTACCGTCAGATCCGCGCACGCTATGATTCAGAAACAGTCCGCGTATATCAGGCTTATCGCCCCGAGATCGCTGATGCGGCGGTGGCAGCAGGCCGGTTCGTCCCACCTTTTTCACTTGACCGCATGACGTGGATCAAGCCGTCGTTTTTATGGATGATGTATCGCTGCGGATGGGCCACCAAGCCTGGTCAGGAGCGAGTTCTTGCCGTGGACATCACCCGAGAAGGATTTGAATGGGCACTGTCGCATTCATGTCTATCGCATTATGAACCCAACACCTATGCCACAGAAGAAGAATGGTCGACGCTCAAGACAGAATCACCAGTGCGGATCCAGTGGGACCCCGAACGATCCGCAGCACTAGATCGCCTGGAGTGGCGGAGTATTCAGATTGGCGTGGGAGGAGACGCTGTTCCCCGTTATGCCAGTGAATGGGTCACCAGCATCACGGACATAACATCCACGGTGCACCGCATCGCAGCGTCTGAAAACATGACACGCACCAGCCTCCTCAACGAGATCCTCGCCCACGAGCGCCCATACCCACTCTCATCTGTGATTGCGGCACGTATTGGTGCTACCCCTACAGACTCTTCATAA
- a CDS encoding AAA family ATPase: MNRLIVFAGLPGVGKTHLARQLAATLHAVYLRIDALESPFTPFGDLRDFGYRSASNVARENLLLGHDVIIDAVNPLHCTRALFVDLAAEMDIHLIQFECVLRDVDLHRRRVSQRHRSDPTTPNWDDVMRCACELYQQWDEDSDGKRVVVDTALG; the protein is encoded by the coding sequence ATGAACCGTCTCATCGTGTTTGCCGGACTACCTGGAGTCGGCAAAACTCACCTCGCCCGCCAACTCGCCGCCACACTGCATGCCGTTTACCTGCGTATCGACGCCCTGGAGTCCCCCTTCACCCCATTCGGCGACCTGCGCGACTTCGGCTACAGGTCCGCATCGAATGTTGCGAGAGAAAATCTACTCCTCGGCCATGATGTCATTATTGATGCCGTCAATCCCCTCCACTGCACCCGCGCACTTTTCGTTGACCTCGCTGCTGAGATGGACATCCACCTTATACAGTTCGAATGTGTGCTGCGCGATGTTGATCTTCATCGACGCAGAGTATCGCAACGCCACCGCTCGGACCCCACAACTCCCAACTGGGACGATGTTATGCGGTGTGCTTGCGAGCTTTATCAACAGTGGGACGAGGACAGTGATGGCAAGCGCGTGGTTGTTGATACTGCGTTGGGCTAA
- a CDS encoding DUF1877 family protein, translated as MVIRVLWTPLAAKEDTVSSVAYYIPIDQRQADELRHSADASAWAEERLEEVVLNGASIIDDQQWMGMYFALRQLPQAQVTPELPQAATGIEQLGEEPPVVLVPAEAVSAIADALSGVGAEELEAAAENVRAEYPDVLLDDAETSLKALTALYREAAESGKTVAVVVS; from the coding sequence ATGGTGATCAGAGTACTGTGGACCCCACTAGCCGCGAAGGAGGACACCGTGAGTTCTGTTGCGTACTACATCCCGATTGATCAACGCCAGGCCGACGAACTACGTCACAGTGCTGACGCGAGTGCGTGGGCGGAGGAAAGGTTGGAGGAGGTGGTGTTGAACGGGGCGTCGATAATAGATGACCAGCAGTGGATGGGCATGTATTTTGCGCTGCGACAGCTACCCCAAGCGCAGGTGACGCCGGAGCTTCCGCAGGCGGCGACTGGGATCGAGCAGCTGGGGGAGGAGCCGCCAGTGGTGTTGGTGCCCGCCGAGGCCGTCTCCGCAATAGCAGATGCACTATCAGGGGTGGGTGCTGAGGAACTTGAGGCGGCTGCAGAGAACGTTCGGGCCGAGTACCCCGATGTGCTGCTTGACGACGCCGAGACATCGCTGAAGGCTCTCACCGCTCTGTATCGAGAGGCTGCTGAGTCGGGTAAAACCGTGGCGGTTGTGGTGTCGTAG